The genomic interval GGGGTTCGAGCGTCGCGTCGCCGAACAAATCGTGACCGGTCGGCGTTTCGGCCGCCCGAGCGACGGGCGCCTGAGCAAAAGGATCGACCACCGGGGCTTCGGGACGGATCGATTCGCGACGGGGCGGCGTTGCCGCGCCAAGGCTCTGATCGACCTTGGAAACGAAATCGGCTTCGACCGTCTGTTTGGCCGGCTTGGCCGGTTTGGCGACGCGCGCCGGGCGTTCGGGCTCTTCGAAATCCTCGAACTCGTCGTCTTTCTGGACTTCCTCGCGAATGCGGTCGACGCTGGCCATCGCCTCGGCGATCAGGTCGTTGGAAATGCTGATTTCAAAGCCGCCGCCGGCCGTCCGCGGGGTGCGCTTTTCCTTGGCCATTTTCGTGATGCGGTCGCTGCGGAACGCTTCGGGGAAGCCGACCATTTCCAGTAGGTACAACGCGTAAAGCACCTTGTAGGCGATGCGTTTGTTCATGTTGGCCAGGGAAACGATCTGGCGCAGCGTCCGTTCGCCGTTGACCAGATTGTAAATCCGGACTTCCGCCGGCCCGAGTTTCAGGTCCTCGATTTTGTAACGGCCGGCAAAGCGTTTGACGATGATATCTTCCTTCCGGCCGCGGAATTCCACGGGCGGACGGTCCAGCGGCAAATAAAAACGGATGCCGCGATACAGCAGGTTCGGGAAGCTGATATTCAGAATCCGGTGTTCCTCGCCGATGATTTCGCCCTCGCGGAAGAAAAATTCCCCCTCGGCCCACAAAAAGAGCTTGAACAATTTTTCGGTGACCTGCTTGTTCAATGCTTCGTAAAGTTCGTGCGGCGAGAGATGGCCCTTTTCGACCAGATAGGCGCCCTGCTTGGTTTTATCCTGCCGGCAATTGTCGACCGATTCGTCGTTTATTTCCTTTGAGATTTTGCCTTCCTTGACCAGGTAATCGCCCAGCGACATGTCCGGGAAATACGAACTGGTGACGTAGACGATCTCCCCGCGATCGAAGTGAATGTGAACCTTTCGTTTGCCCTGGCTCAACGCCAAAATACCGCTTTTGCCGGCCTGATTGATGAAGTTCAGGACCTTGGCGAACGGCACTTGGGTCAACGATCCTTTCACATATCCGTCACGGATCGTGGATTCAGGCATAGTCTCCCCCATTCATTGAAACTCACGATGTGCGCGATAAATCGCTCCTCCCCTAATTAGAGTCATCCTAAAGGGGTAATGGCAGTCGTGTCAACGGGAGATACCTGCCGATGAATCCATCCGGAAAGAATTTTTCCCGTCGGAAGGAAAAACCGGAACCCAACCGTTAACGGCGAGGGCTTGCCCGGAGGTTGCCAACGTTTATATTGTTAATTGGAATTATCGAACGGGATGAAAAACATGAAGACCTGGCGATTTTTGGTTTTGATTTCGTTGCTGCTTTCGCTCGCGTTGCTCGTTTCCTGCGGCGGATCCGATGACGAAAAAAAAGCGTCCGTGCCGAAAAACGACAATCCGGGCGGCATTTCCGACGATGACGCGGCCGACGACGACACCACCGCCGACGATGACGACGATACCTCGTCGGACGAAATCAACGTGGTGATGATCACGCGCAACGTCTCGGATGTCCCCGCTTATGAAACCATGCTGGAATCGTACAAGCTTCGGTTCTCGTCGATCCTGGAAGACGAAATAGCCACCACCGATTTTTCATCCGCCGATGTCCTTTTTGTCGACACCAGTTGCCGGTGGTACTCGGCCGCCGACGTCACGACGATCGATGAGACGGGCCTGCCAATCCTGGGAGTCTTCGAGGGCGGCGGCTACCTCTTCAACGGGTTGGGGCTTTACGCCGGTTGGGACAACGGTTTTACCGAGTTCGACGTGACCGATACCGTCGTCCAGGACGCCAGCCATCCGGTTTTCACGAAGCCCTACGGCCTTAATGTGACGAACGGCGAAACGATCGCCTTGTTTGCATCCGGCGTACGCCTGCATTATTTGGATGCGTTGGATGCTCCGGCCGATGTGACCTTGCTCGCCAACCGCCCGGTCGGCACCGATTATTCAGGCATCGTCCTTCAGAAAAAGATCTATATTTATTGGGGCTACGAAATGTCGCCCAACCTGCTGACCGCAAATGGCGCCAAATTGTTAATCAATAGCCTTTATTATTTGGCAGGGGTTGGAAACGCCAACTCACAATGATTTGATTCTGCAATCAACTCCTTCTCCAATTCAAACATTGTAAATTATAATCTGTATATTCATGTATCATTGTCGATCAATGGCCAGTTAATCTTATCTGTTTTATACGTTTGATGGTTAATTTTGGCTGTTAATATAGATCAATGTTGCTTTTATGCTATCTATAATGTTGTTTTGGCTGATAGGAAGGTAATTGTAAGTGAAAAAAAATGATTTCAATTTATGCAATGAAGATTTGCGGAGGTAGAAATGCTCAATGAAATGGTTTGAATTGAATCGTGGAAAATTTGAAGTAGATAACTGCTTATATTGATTGCTATGGATAGCAAATGGCAACTGGAATATAGAATGCCGGCTGTTTTGTGGTCTTTCTTGTGCTTATAAATGTATTTTAGTTATCAATAAGTTCATTTTTCATGCACTGCTTGCTCAGTGCTTTCTATCTGGCCATAAATGCGCTAATATATTGAATTTTTAGCGAATCCATCCCATATAACGACCTTGCCAATAAGTCAGTAGGTAACCGACGCCGGTAAAACGATAGGTCGGACCGCCGCGCTGTGTGGTGGTTCCGTGAGGCGACCAGGTCCATTCGTACTCGACCGCCGGGCGTGATTCCATCCCGACCCACGAATTCTCAGGCCAGGTCTGATTGATTTTTCGGAACCAAAGGCCGTTTTCTAATAAGTCCGGGTCGAAATCGTTCAATTCCGCCAGGGCGCGGGCCGCGCCGCCCGAATCGGGCACATGCATCTGGTGGGTGAAATTGGCGGCCGTGTTCCCGAACAAGAACGAACCCTGGTACACGTATTCCAAGGCCCAGATCCAGCGATGAAACGCCGCCGGATCGTCGAGGTACTCGAAGAGGTGCGCGTAACCGCTGTCCTGGAAATGCTGCCCTTCGTATTTTTGCGCGATGAAGTGCATGGCGTAGTGATAGAAGATCGCGCGGATATCGAGATACTCGACGTAGGTCTGCCGGCGGAACTCGCGGAGGTAGCGTTCGTTGCCGGTGACGTGCCAGGCGATGAGCAGGAAATCGGCGGCCAGTTCGGGCGCCGCGAGCAGATTGCCGTAGGTGGTCGGCTGGCCGTCGAACTGGACGACGTGCAGGTGGTGATCGAGGATGTCGCCCATAATGGCCTCGGTGATCGATCGCACTTCCTCGCGTTCCGTTTCATCGGCCGCCAGGTCGTAAAAAGTCGCCAGCCCGTGAAAATACCCCGAAAGCTGATCCACACTGACGTCGCCGATCCAATAGATTTCCTTGGTCGGGTGCTTGTACCAGCGCTTGATCGTGTCGGCGCCCGGTTCGACCGGGTCGGTCTGATCGTACAGGTAGCGCGACCAGTTGCGGACCACTTCGCCGCGCTTGGGCGTGACGTCGGCCATCCGCAGCAGCGCCTTCCAGAGGGCTTTCGCCGAGGCGAGGGCGTCGGGATCGCCGGTCACCGCATAACGATAACTCTCGACGCTGAGAAAAAGGCCCGTCAGCCAGCAGGTGTCTTCCTGCCAGACGTTGCCGAACAGATTGACCGGAATCTGGCCGTCGAGAACCGTGGCGAGTTGTCCGTCACGCAGCGTATTGCCGAGCAGATGCTCGCGCACCGCTTCGGCCTTGGCCAGCAATTCCGGTTCGCCGACGGCGGAAATGCCGTGCAGCGAACCGTCGGCGTTGCGCCAGTAATCCCAGCCGAAACCGACGCGCCCCGCGGCGTCGACCGTCGCCTGGGAGTCGATCGTCAGGTCGTCGAGCGGCCCGAAGGCGGTGCGCATTCGGTCGCCGCCCAGCGAGTCGTACAAATCGACCTGCGTCCAGAGGGCGAACGAGCCGCCCAGCGCTTCCCGGCCCTCGGTCAGCATGTCCAAATCCTGCATCGCGCCGGCCAGGTCGTTCAGGTGCGAACCGAGGCGCATCGCCACCAGGACGATGTCGATCCCGGCCGTCTTCAAGGCGTCGACCACGCGGATCGTCCATGTCCGGCGGTAATCGCCGTCGTCGATCCAGTCGAGGAAAAAGCCCATCGTGCCGTGGTGGCGCCAGACTTCCTGCAGCACGCGGTATTCCGGAAAACCGGGATAGCGCACGGTCATCAGGACCTGCCAGTCGGCGCGCGCGCGGCGCACGGCCCCGACGATCCGGGTCACCAGAAGCGTCTCGTTTTCGTCGGGCGCCGGCACGAATTCGTAGGGGATGTACACGCCGCGCAGCGCGGCGGAATCGCCGTAGCGGCCGGCCAGTTCGGCGACGAGCGTTTCGACGCGGGCCGCTTCGGGCTCGATCGGGTCGGCGTAAAACTCGCCGACCCGCCGCTCGGCCGACAATCCCAGGTAAACCGTCAACCCGCGGGCCGCGGCCAGTTCCAGCAACACGGCTAACGGATCGGTTTCGGCCATCGAGACGAAAGGAACGAACGCGTCGGACGGGTAGGTGACGCGGTCCTGGCGGGCGGTCCAGCGCCAGATCAGGCCGCCGACGTTTTCGTTTCGCATCGCGTCCAATTCGGCCGCCATGTCGTCGCGTGTTTTGTCGAGCCAGTAGATCGGATCGACGATCACCAAATCCAACGGCGGCAGCGTCGGCGCGGCGCTGTCGTTGTCATCGTCATCGTTATCGTCATTGTCGTCGTCATCACCCTGGTCGGCGGAAGAATCGTCATCGGAATCCGTTTCGCAGGCCGCGAGGGAGAAAAGGAGGGCCACGAGCAGCGCGACGAACCACAAGCGGAAAAGCTGGCCGGTGTTATTCATGGGCGCGCTCCTCGATCCAGGAAAAGTGGATGTCCCAGTCGCCGCTCCGTGCGTCCTGCCAGACGAGCGCGCGGCCGGCGAGGTCGGGCCGATCGCGGAGGGTCACTCCGGCGTAGTCGTCCCATTGCGTATCGGCGGCGGGCCAGTCCCAAGGTGAAGTGGCGACGACTCCCTGGATGGTGTAATCGCCCACGCTACGGTCGTCGGACCAGGCGACGAGCAGCGCGGTGCCGTCGAAGGCGGCGGTCGGGTACTGCTGGTTCAATTGCAGTTCGCTGTTGACCCGCGTCGCCGTCGACCAGGTCAGGCCGCCGTCTTCGCTCAGGGCGAGGTAAACGTCGTTGCACCGGCCGGAACTGTAGACCAGCGAGGGATCCTGGCCGGCCGCGCTTTCGGCGGCGTCGTTCCAGACGACCGCGATCCGGTCGCCGGCGGCCGCCACGCGGGGAAAGTCGGCCCGCGCGCCCTCGTCGAGATCCAAGCGGATGGGCTCGTCCCAGGTGACGCCGCCGTCGCGGCTGACCCGCGCCCAGATGCGCCGGCTCAAGTCGAACCAGACCGCCACCGCGCCGTCCGTCGTGGCCGCGATTTCGGGAAACAAGGCGAACACGTCGTCGGCCGGGTTGAGCGTCGTTTCGTCGGCAAACGTCAGGCCGCCGTCGCGGCTGACCGCGGCGCGCACGTCCCACCGGATGCCGCTGTCCTCGGCCGTCGAACGGCGGTTGTCGGCCCAGGCCAGGTAGATCGTTCCGTCGTCGCCGACGGCGATCGACGGTTCGACCTGTGTGCCCGAAACGGCGGCCGGCGCCAGGCGCGGAGCAGCGAACGAAGCGCCATGATCCTCGCTGACCGCCAGGTAGAGGTCGTAATCGGCTTCGTTTCGCCAATCGGCCCAAACCAGATAAAGGTCGCCGCCCGGCGCCACGGCGAGGTCCGGCGCGATCTGGTCGAACGGCGCCGGTTCGTCGGGCATGACCGAGGGCTCGAAACTGAGGCCGCCGTTTTCGCTGACCGCGAGCCGCACGTCGGCTTGGAACGTCGAGCCGTCTTGCCAGACGACGTAGACCGTTTCGCCATCGACGGCGATGGCGGGCAGGGTCTGATCGTGCAAGGTGACGTCGTTGACGAGGGTGGCGGCGCCGGCGACGCCGGCATACAGACAGGCAAACAACAGCAAAAGTATACGTTGCATGAGGGACGATCCATTTTCAGGGTTGCCGAAAAATCATTAACATATTTTCTTGGAGAATCACAATCTTTATTCTTGCCAAATCGGCAAACGATGGTATATTTAATATTATTACATCCTATTGAGTTTCATCATCCCGACATTTTTATAGCAACGGATTTACCCGGAGATTGGAGAGGAATCTGATGGACATCGCGTTTCATTATTGTTGCGTCAAGGTATTGGCCGTCAAAGCAGGTTTTTTGCCCGAGGAAGCGCAGATCATCGCGTACGCCTCGCAGTACACCGACGATGCGACCGAATGGCAGCCGTTGCGGGTCAACGGTCTGCCGGCGATTCCGGGTTTGCGGGTCGATGCGGAAGGGCGGTTCGATCCCATCTGCACCGCGCATTATTCGCCGAAGGAAGCGATTTTGCCGAACATGGAGATGCAGAAAAAGGTATACGTGCCCTTTCACTTTTTACCGCCCTTTTCCAAAAGTCAGCCGACCGCCCAGGGATTCTTCGATTATCTGGTCGCTCCCGATTCGCCACTCGCCCGCGAACTGGTGGTCGCCGCCCGCGAAAAAAACGACGGTCCGCGCGAACTGCAATTGATCCGCCTGGGCGTGGCGCTGCATACCTTCGCCGACACCTGGGCGCACCAGGGTTTTTCCGGCCGCAATTGCCAGCCCGACAACGACATCGATTGCATCGAGGTGTTTCGACCCGGTGGCGAATGGGACACCGTTTTCAGCCTGACCAACAACATGGTGCCGATGGGGCACCTGCAGGCGCAGACCTACCCCGATCGAAGCCAGACGACGTGGAAATTCACCCGGCAAAGCGACGCGGCGCAAGTGGTCCGTAAAAACAGCGATATTTTTCTGGCGGCGGCCGGGCGGGTTTACGAGGAACTGCAAAAAACGCCGCGGGCGGGCGAGGCGGCGGATTGGGAGTCTTTCAAAAATCGAATCGCGGCCGTATTTTCCATCCCGCCGACCGCGGGCGCGAAGGTCATCGGCGCTTTGGATGTCATTCTGGATAAAATCGGCCTGGCGAACCTGGTCGAAAAGGCGCGCGAAAAATGCCTGCAAAAATGGGCTGAAGCGTTTCCCGAGGTGTCTTTCGCCTACGACGCGAAGGAATGGCGGCGGCTCGGCCTGAACGGCCGCCATCACCGCTGGGATAACCTGCGGGCGGAAGACTACCAAACATTGGTTTACGACTACGCCGGAAATCCCCGCTTTTTCCATTTTCACGTTGCGGCGAAAGAGCAGCGGGATTTCGTGCACGCCAACGTCCGTGTGGACCTGCGGTAATATAGGATAGAAACGATCGACTAATAATTATCGGCCGGCGCCGGCCGCGCGGTCCCTTGACCCCCCGTCCCCATAAGGTTATAAACACCTTTCTTTTAAGGGGTTTATTCCGACTCTCAACCCGTGGATTAGAGGCAAACGATGTCCGTGCAAGTGGAAAAGATTTCGCCGATCAAAACGCGCGTCACCCTGACCATCGAGGCCGCGGCCGTCAGTCAGGAAATGGAAAAGGTCTTCAAGCAGGTGCGCCATGAGGCGCGCATCCCCGGCTTCCGCCCCGGCAAGGCGCCCATCGCCATGGTGAAACGCCGCTTCGGCGCCTACGCCGAGGAAGAGGTCAAGCACAATCTGGTCAACGAACGCCTGCCGCAGGTGCTCGAGGAGCAGAAAATCCGGTTGTTGGGCCGTCCGGAACTGGAAAAAGAAGAGCTGGACGAGGCCGGCAATCTGGTGGTTTCCGCCGTCATGGAAACCTGGCCCGACATCGAGCTGGGCGAGTACAAAGGCCTGGAAATCAAGCGGGAAAAGGCCGAGGTGATGCCGCAGGCGGTCGACACCCGGTTGGACATGATGCGCGAACAACTCGCCACGCACACCGACATCACCGATCGCGACACGGCCGAGGCCGCGGATCACGTGCGCATCGACTTCAAGGGCACGAAGAACGGCGAAGCGGTGCGCGGCGGCGCGCACGAGAATTTCCTGCTGGATTTGGGCAGCCACACGTTCATTCCCGGCTTTGCCGAGGGCGTGGTCGGCATGAAAGTGGGCGAAACCAAGGTGCTGTCACTGGAATACCCCGCCGGCGCCGGCCGCGAGGATCTCGCCGGCCAGACCGTCGATTACGAAGTGATCCTGAAGGCCATCGTGAAGAAGGAACTGCCCAACCTGGACGACGAATTCGCCCATGACACCGGCCAGGCCGACACCCTGGAGGAACTGCGGCAGAAGATCCACGACGACATTCTGGCGGGCGAGGAAGCGCGGACGCGGCGCAACGCGCGCAAGGAAGTCATCGCCAAGCTGACCGAAAAATTCCCGATCGAGGTGCCGCCGGCGATGGTCGACCGGCAGATCGAGCACTTCGTGCGCAACTACAAGATCGAGCTGGCCATGGCCGGCATTCCGATCCAGCGCGACGCCTCCCTCGACGAGGAGTTGCGCAAGCGTTTCGCCGACGACGCGAAAAAGGAAGTGATGTCGTACTTCCTGTTCCAGGCGATCGCCGACAAGGAAGGCATCGCGATCACCGACGACGATCTCGAGGCGCGGTACGAAAAGATGGCCGCGGAACAGAAGCGTTCGGTGGCCGAAGTCGCCGCTTATTACCAGAAAGAAAATATGGTAGAATATCTGCGCGACGAGTTGCTCGACGAACGGATCGTCGATTTGCTGCTCGCGCACGCCCAGACGACCTGGGAGGAGCCGGTGGTGCACGTTCACGATCACGACCATGATCACGACCACGACCACCACGATCACGATCACGAAGCCGGCGAAAAGAAAGACGAATAGCCCCGGGAAAAAAGCTCGATTCGCCGGCGAGGGGCGGATCAGGCGAAGCCGAGCGGAGAGAAAAAACGATGCTGATTCCGATGGTTATCGAACAAACGGGACGCGGCGAGCGGTCGTATGACATTTACAGCCGCCTGCTGAAGGATCGGATCATCCTGCTCGGCCAGCCGATCGACGACGAGGTCGCCAACCTGGTGATCAGCCAGCTTCTCTTCCTCGAATCGGAAGACCCGGATTCCGGCATTTCGCTGTACCTCAACAGCCCCGGCGGTTACGCCAGCGCCTGTCTGGCCATTTACGACACGATCCAGTTCATCAAGAGCCCGGTCAGCACCCTGTGCGTCGGGCAGGCCTCCTCGATGGCCGCGGTGCTCCTGGCCGCCGGCGCGAGCGGCAAGCGTTACGCCCTGCCGCACAGCCGGGTGATGCTGCACCAGCCGATCGGCAGTTTTTCCGGCCAGGCCACCGATTTGGAGATCGCGGCGCGGCAGATCGAAAGCTTGCGGCACGCCATCAACCTGATTCTGGCCAAGCACACCCTGCGCGACGTCGAGAAAATCGCCCACGACACCGAGCGCGATTTTTATTTGACCGCCGCCGAAGCGAAGGATTATGGTTTAATCGACGCCGTGCTGGAAAAGCGGCCGGGCGCCCAAACCGACGAGAAGATTGGGAAGATCCGATGAGAAAACGAAACGAGCAAGACGGCAACCACAACCTGTTCTGCTCCTTCTGCGGCAAGAACCAGAAGGATGTCCGCAAGCTCATCGCCGGCCCGAACGTCTACATCTGCGACGAATGCATCGAACTGTGCAACGACATCATCGCCGAGGAAAACCAGTTCGACCAGGAACAGGTCGACACCAGCACCATCCCGGCCCCGCGCGACATCGCCCGGGCGCTCGATGAATACGTCATCGGCCAGACCCAGGCCAAGCGCTCGCTGGCCGTGGCCGTCCACAACCACTACAAGCGCATCTACTACCAGGGCAAAACCGGCGACGTCGAACTCGAAAAAAGCAACATCCTCATGGTCGGCCCGACCGGCAGCGGCAAGACCCTGCTGGCCCGCACCCTGGCCAAGGTGCTGCAGGTGCCCTTCGCCATCGCCGACGCCACCACCCTGACCGAGGCCGGCTACGTCGGCGAGGACGTCGAAAACATCATCCTGGCCCTGCTGCAAAACGCCGACTTCGACATCGAGCGCACCAAGCGCGGCATCATCTACATCGACGAAATCGACAAGATCAGCCGCAAATCCGACAGCCCGTCGATCACCCGCGACGTGTCCGGCGAAGGCGTCCAGCAGGCCCTGCTCAAGATCATCGAAGGCACCGTCGCGCACGTGCCGCCCAAGGGCGGCCGCAAGCACCCGCAACAGGATTTCCTCAATATCGACACGACCAATATCCTGTTCATCTGCGGCGGCGCGTTCCACGGCCTGGAAGAGATCATCCTGCGCCGCATCGGCAAGTCGTCGATCGGCTTCGACGCCGAGGTGAAAAGCACCAAGGAAATGAAAATCGGCGAAATCCTGCAGCAGGCGCAGCCGCAGGATCTGCTCAAATACGGCCTGATCCCCGAATTCGTCGGCCGCCTGCCGGTCGTGGTCACGTTGCACGAACTGACCGAAAACGACCTGATGCGCGTGCTGACCGAACCGCGCAACGCCCTGGTCCGGCAGTACCTCAAACTGTTCGAAATGGAAAAGGTCAACCTGACCTTCACCGACGGCGCCCTGCGCGCCATTTCCCGCGAAGCTCTGCGCCGTCAGTCCGGCGCCCGCGGCCTGCGCTCGATCATGGAAAACACGATGCTGGAGATCATGTACGAGATCCCCAGCCAGGCCAACGTCCGCGAAGTGGTCATCAACGAGGAAGTCGTCAGCAACAAGGAACAGCCGCTGGTCGTCTACGAAAAAAAGGCGGCGCCCGATTAATCGGGCGGGTAGGTAGGCCATGGCGTCATCCAGTCTGGGCGATCTGTTGCGCGAAGGCCGACGAAGCGTTCTGCCCCTGTTACCCCTCCGCGATATGGTGGTTTTTCCCGGCATGGTCGTGCCGCTTTTCGTCGGGCGGTCGCGCTCCATCGCCGCCCTGGACGAAGCCGCGGGCAAGGACAAGCTCATCATGCTGGCGGCGCAAATCGACGCCAAGGACAACGAGCCCGAGGAAAGCGACCTCTATCGCGTCGGCACCGTCGCCAAGATCGTGCAGCTCCTGCGCCTCCCCGACAGCACGGTCAAGGTGCTCGTCGAAGGCAAGGGCCGCGCGCGCATCCGCGATTTCCTCCCCCACACCGACTATTTTCTCGCCTATATCGAGGAACTCGCCAATGAGGAGGACACCACGGTCGAAACCGAGGTGCTGATGCGCGAGGCCCTCAAACAGTTCGACGGCCTGATCAAAATCAACCCGCGCCTGCCGCGCGACCTGCTGAGCCTGCTGGCCTCCATCGAGGATCCAGGCCGGCTCGCCGACGCCGTCGCGCCGCACCTGAGCCTGAAGCTGGCCCAGAAGCAGGAACTGCTGGAAACCCTTGCGCCGGGCGAGCGCCTGCAGAAAATCTTCGGCCTGATTAACGCCGAGATCGAGATCATCCAGGTCGAGCGCAAAATCCGCACCCGCGTCCGCCAACAGATTTCCAGCTCGCAGAAGGAGGCCTACCTCAACGAGCAGATGCGGGCCATCCAGAAGGAACTGGGCGAGCGCGACGAGTTCAAGGCCGAACTGCGCGATCTGGAAGAACGCCTCAAGAAAAAACAGATGAGCGCCGAGGCGACCGAAAAGCTCCAGTCCGAAATGAAAAAACTGCGGATGATGAGCCCGCTGTCGGCCGAGGCCGCGGTGGTGCGCAACTACATCGACACCGTGCTGGCGCTGCCGTGGCAGGAGCGCAGCGAGGAGCCGATCGACCTGGACGAGGCGGCGCGGATTCTCGACGAGGATCACTACGGCCTGGAAAAGGTCAAGGAGCGGATCCTCGAATATCTCGCGGTGCAATTGCTGGTGGGCAAGATGCGGGGGCCGATCCTCTGCCTGGTCGGGCCGCCGGGCGTCGGCAAGACCTCGATCGGCAAGTCGATCGCCCGCGCCGCGCGCCGCAAGTTCGTGCGCGTCAGCCTGGGCGGGGTGCGCGACGAGGCCGAAATCCGCGGCCACCGGCGCACCTACATCGGCTCGATGCCGGGCAAGATCATGAACATGATGAAGCGCGCCGGCGTCAACAATCCCGTCTTCATGCTCGACGAAGTCGACAAGATGAGCAGCGATTTCCGCGGCGATCCGACCAGCGCCCTGCTCGAGGTGCTCGACCCCGAGCAGAACCACGCCTTCAACGACCACTACCTCGACCTCGACTACGACCTGTCGGACGTGATGTTCGTCGCCACCGCCAACACCACCCAGGCCATTCCGGCGGCGCTGCTGGACCGCATGGAACTGATCCGCCTGCCCGGCTACACCGAACACGAAAAACTGGCGATCGCCAAGGGCTTCCTCGTGCCGAAACAGAAGGAAGCCAACGGCCTCAAGGACAAGGACGTCACCTTCACCGACGGCGCGCTGCTGCTGCTCATCCGCCGCTACACCCGCGAGGCGGGCGTCCGCAACCTCGAACGCGAAATCGCCTCGATCTGCCGCAAGGCGGCCCGCCAGGTCGCCCGCGCCGGCCACGAGCAGGAAAAAATCCGCGTCACCGAGGCGAACGTGCCGCGCTTTCTCGGCGTGCACCGCTTCCGCGAACAGCAGCGGGAAGCGCAGAACCTCGTGGGTATCGCCAACGGCCTGGCCTGGACCGAAACCGGCGGCGAACTGCTGGCCGTGGAAGTCGCGGCCATGCCCGGCAGCGGCAAGTTGACCGTCACCGGCCACCTGGGCGAGGTGATGCAGGAAAGCGCCAAGGCCGCGCTGTCCTACGTGCGCCGCCGCAGCCGGATGCTCGGGCTGCCCGACGATTTCTACCAGAAGATCGACGTCCACGTGCACGTGCCCGAGGGCGCCATCCCCAAGGACGGCCCGTCGGCCGGCATCGCCATGACCGCCGCCATCGCCAGCGCGTTGCTGAAATTGCCGGTGCGTTGCGACGTGGCCATGACCGGCGAGGTCACCCTGCGCGGCCGCGTGCTGCCGATCGGCGGCCTGAAGGAAAAATTGATCGCCGCCCGGCGCAACGACATTCGCAAGGTGCTGATCCCGCGCGAGAACGAAAAAGACCTGCGCGATCTGCCCGCCACGGTGCGCAAGCAGTTGGAAATCGTGCTGGTCGACAGCGTGGACGAGGTGCTGCGCCACGCCCTGGCGGTCGAGAATCCCGAGCAGCTTTTCATCGAAAGCCGGGAACTGGCCGAAGAGCCCGCGTCGGTCCTCAACGACCCGGCCGGCGACCGCACCGCCCGCTTGTTGTAAGCGCGCGGCTTTGTCACAATTCGCCTATTGATTACCCCACAATCCGTTTGGCTTCATCCGGGAGATAAGCCGATGAAGAAAGTCCTGGCGATTTTTGGGTTGCTCGCGCTGCTGGCCGGTTCGGCGGCGGCCGCCGGCTTCGTCAGCCAGAGCCCGGCCGTCGACGGCCGCGTCTTTCTGGTGGTGCCCATCGATCTCAACGGCGACGGCCGGCAGGATTTGCTGGTTCCGCACGCCACCGGCGAAAAACCGAACGCCCAGCCGCATCTGGCCGTGTTCCTGGCCCAGCCGGCCGGTTACGCGGCGTCGCCGGATTTCGACCTGACGCTGCCGGCGGACGCCTGCTTGTTCGACGCC from Myxococcales bacterium carries:
- the clpX gene encoding ATP-dependent Clp protease ATP-binding subunit ClpX, with protein sequence MRKRNEQDGNHNLFCSFCGKNQKDVRKLIAGPNVYICDECIELCNDIIAEENQFDQEQVDTSTIPAPRDIARALDEYVIGQTQAKRSLAVAVHNHYKRIYYQGKTGDVELEKSNILMVGPTGSGKTLLARTLAKVLQVPFAIADATTLTEAGYVGEDVENIILALLQNADFDIERTKRGIIYIDEIDKISRKSDSPSITRDVSGEGVQQALLKIIEGTVAHVPPKGGRKHPQQDFLNIDTTNILFICGGAFHGLEEIILRRIGKSSIGFDAEVKSTKEMKIGEILQQAQPQDLLKYGLIPEFVGRLPVVVTLHELTENDLMRVLTEPRNALVRQYLKLFEMEKVNLTFTDGALRAISREALRRQSGARGLRSIMENTMLEIMYEIPSQANVREVVINEEVVSNKEQPLVVYEKKAAPD
- the lon gene encoding endopeptidase La; its protein translation is MASSSLGDLLREGRRSVLPLLPLRDMVVFPGMVVPLFVGRSRSIAALDEAAGKDKLIMLAAQIDAKDNEPEESDLYRVGTVAKIVQLLRLPDSTVKVLVEGKGRARIRDFLPHTDYFLAYIEELANEEDTTVETEVLMREALKQFDGLIKINPRLPRDLLSLLASIEDPGRLADAVAPHLSLKLAQKQELLETLAPGERLQKIFGLINAEIEIIQVERKIRTRVRQQISSSQKEAYLNEQMRAIQKELGERDEFKAELRDLEERLKKKQMSAEATEKLQSEMKKLRMMSPLSAEAAVVRNYIDTVLALPWQERSEEPIDLDEAARILDEDHYGLEKVKERILEYLAVQLLVGKMRGPILCLVGPPGVGKTSIGKSIARAARRKFVRVSLGGVRDEAEIRGHRRTYIGSMPGKIMNMMKRAGVNNPVFMLDEVDKMSSDFRGDPTSALLEVLDPEQNHAFNDHYLDLDYDLSDVMFVATANTTQAIPAALLDRMELIRLPGYTEHEKLAIAKGFLVPKQKEANGLKDKDVTFTDGALLLLIRRYTREAGVRNLEREIASICRKAARQVARAGHEQEKIRVTEANVPRFLGVHRFREQQREAQNLVGIANGLAWTETGGELLAVEVAAMPGSGKLTVTGHLGEVMQESAKAALSYVRRRSRMLGLPDDFYQKIDVHVHVPEGAIPKDGPSAGIAMTAAIASALLKLPVRCDVAMTGEVTLRGRVLPIGGLKEKLIAARRNDIRKVLIPRENEKDLRDLPATVRKQLEIVLVDSVDEVLRHALAVENPEQLFIESRELAEEPASVLNDPAGDRTARLL
- a CDS encoding ATP-dependent Clp protease proteolytic subunit, whose product is MLIPMVIEQTGRGERSYDIYSRLLKDRIILLGQPIDDEVANLVISQLLFLESEDPDSGISLYLNSPGGYASACLAIYDTIQFIKSPVSTLCVGQASSMAAVLLAAGASGKRYALPHSRVMLHQPIGSFSGQATDLEIAARQIESLRHAINLILAKHTLRDVEKIAHDTERDFYLTAAEAKDYGLIDAVLEKRPGAQTDEKIGKIR